The Alkalibacter rhizosphaerae genomic sequence AAATACCGCCCTTCAGCAAGATCTTGAAGGGCGGCATATATGGTCAATCCGTATGTTTCGGCGTCATTCGGACACCTTCTACATTGACGTTTACCTCCATGACCGTGGCTCCCGTCATGGCTTCTACGGCACTTTTCACCTTTTGTTGGATCTTCTTTGCAACCTTTTGAATCTGTACACCAAATTCTACGTCGACGGATAGTTCAATGGTCACATCATCGTCCTTCTGCAAGACACGTATGGTTTTCGCATTTTTCTTCCCAAGCTTTTCCGCTATGCCTCCTGTCAACCCATGATGCAGATTTGCAACACCTTCCACATCTGAAACGACAGAAGCGGCGATCGAAGAGATCACATCTTCACTGACGATAACATTTCCTTTTACCCGATCTTTATCTTCCATAGGTTCTACCTCCAACCTTCCGTTTTCGTATAACTCTATTATAGATTTAATTGAGGTAAAATACAAACCTTTCTTCCATCTTTCCCTTCGAAAACCTGGAAATGGTCCCCTTCAGGTTGCACTATGGATACCATCGTCGAACTACGTGATCCGCCGCTTCATCCAAGAGATGCAGTTGGTTCAAAAAAGTGAAAATAGTGAAACGATCGCGGATGAAGCCTGCATTTGTTACCAATTCTCTCAACAATGTTTTGTCCACTTCGTATCCGGAGGGCTCCAAGGACAAACCGATCACATTCAACCATTCTTCTGTTTGCTTTACGGATGGCAGATATGGATGGATCGCTTCCACGATTTCAGCCGCATCATCTCTTGCCTTGAACACGGGATGGTTCATAAGAAACTCATACAGGCTGCTGACGACCAAGGTGCCAAATGCCACCGTGATTCCATGGGAGGGAATGATCTTCCCCTTCTCTATGTCTTTCATTACCATATAGTGAGATATCAGGTGTTCTCCCCCAGAGGCCGGTCTGGTATCATCCGCCAGTGACATGGCGATTCCAGATAGAACGAGGGCATCGATCAATTTTTCGATGGCTTCTCTTTCCCGAAAGGCAATGGCTTCTCCATTTTCAATACAAGCATCTGCCGCATCTTCCACCAAAGATACGATATCGTCACACCAGTACTCTCCAGTGACCACTCTGGACAAGGCCCAGTCTGCCAGGGAAGTCTTTTTACCGATTATGTCTCCAAAACCTGCCTGGATCATCTCATAAGGAGCGCCTGCCACCACATCAAGATCGCCATAAATGGCTGTTACCGGTACTCCTTTCAACGTTTTTTTCGCTCCTTTGACGACCAGGGAAGATCCGGCTGCCGCATAGCCGTCCATGGATGGCGCTGTTGCAATGCTGATCACCGGACAATCCATACGGCTACCAACAAAACGGGCGAGATCATTGATGGTTCCGGAACCGATTGCTACGATACCCTTGGTGTTCCGCATCGATTCCATGAGGATGGCTCCTACTGCACGTTCATCCGGGACCAGCTTCGTATCCATAAATCGAATGACAGAAATGTCGTATCCTTCTTCTCTCAATATGCCAACAACTTGGTCGTTGATCTGCTCGTCCGTATGATGATCCACCACCACCAAAAGGGCATTGCCGTCCACCAATCGTTTCACGATGGCGCCGATTTGGTCTGGTTTGAATCCGAAATCC encodes the following:
- a CDS encoding Asp23/Gls24 family envelope stress response protein: MEDKDRVKGNVIVSEDVISSIAASVVSDVEGVANLHHGLTGGIAEKLGKKNAKTIRVLQKDDDVTIELSVDVEFGVQIQKVAKKIQQKVKSAVEAMTGATVMEVNVNVEGVRMTPKHTD
- a CDS encoding sn-glycerol-1-phosphate dehydrogenase; this encodes MKKYEELLNRELECECGRKHFVPIKEVDFGFKPDQIGAIVKRLVDGNALLVVVDHHTDEQINDQVVGILREEGYDISVIRFMDTKLVPDERAVGAILMESMRNTKGIVAIGSGTINDLARFVGSRMDCPVISIATAPSMDGYAAAGSSLVVKGAKKTLKGVPVTAIYGDLDVVAGAPYEMIQAGFGDIIGKKTSLADWALSRVVTGEYWCDDIVSLVEDAADACIENGEAIAFREREAIEKLIDALVLSGIAMSLADDTRPASGGEHLISHYMVMKDIEKGKIIPSHGITVAFGTLVVSSLYEFLMNHPVFKARDDAAEIVEAIHPYLPSVKQTEEWLNVIGLSLEPSGYEVDKTLLRELVTNAGFIRDRFTIFTFLNQLHLLDEAADHVVRRWYP